TAACTAAATTATGTAAGCTCACAAAATTTCTCCAACGGAATAACTATGTGACCTCGTTTTACatcaaatctaaaataaaaatgaatatgttacaATATATGTTTATTCGGGCCATTGCTTTTATAATTCTGCCAATAATTAATAGAGGggcgaatttttttaaaaaaatttttaattgtttttggtGTTGCATTGCAGCATGGACAAGATCCTTGAGAGGTACGAAAGATATTCGTTTGCAGAACGACAATTACAAGTTGCAAATGAACCTAAGTCTCCAGTAAGTGCATGCTGAAATCAATGTACAAAATCTGGCTTGGCTAATGGTTTTCATTGAATTATAATCGCATGTATATGCATATATGCATAGCTTCTAGAAAATAATGGTAACGCCGTTGCGTTCAACTTCTGTACGTAGGCCGATTGGAGCGTAGAATACAACAGACTCAAGTCTAGAATTGAGCTCTTAGAAAGAAATCACAGGTAATTAATTAATCGATAGAGTTGAACAGAAGATTCAATATtagtactatatatatatataaagaagatATCGATGCACGATGCATTGCTTGTTGCCTTATGATTTTCATTTGCAGGAACTATATGGGAGAAGATATTGATTCCATGAACCAGAAAGATCTCCAGAACTTGGAGCAGCAGCTTGACACCGCGCTTAAGAGCATTCGGAATAGAAAAGTATGATTCGTTTATTATTTATCTTCGCTACATCTTATGCTCTCATATTTCGATACTCGACATGTCTGCTCTGAATACTTCTCTTTAAATTACCAAAGAATCACCttcactttttaaattatttaaaaaaaattgaactatCAAaccttataaaatttttaagttttcaaATTAATGCATGGAAGTACTTAATGACGACTCTATAAACTAATTTCTAGAAAGAGTACTTTTCCAACTAAGATATGAATTGCATTATATTTCCCTTACAGAATCAACTCTTGTACGATTCAATATCTGAACTGCAGAGAAAGGTTAGTCATTTCATTTAAGCAGCAAAAACTTACAAAGTTGATCCTGGGAAAGGTAATTAACCTGTTAGGGTTTTTTGTTAAATGACTCATTCGTTaatcattaatttaaaaaaaaagtattgaTTTGCTTGTTAATGAAAGTACacttttattttagaaaaagtatatatataaattaaatgatgAGGCAGGAACAAATTAAATGATAATTTCATTACAAGTACTATAAAGATAGtgaaaattcttatatatgTTAGtcatgaaaaatgaaattttcgccCTCTGAGAAAAAATTATAGTAGTAGTATGTCATTGCGTAGTTCGACTAATGATGAAAAACGTGCAAGTTAATATGTTTAATCCGAATAAATGATCTTCTTGAAtcaagatttcatatgtttggACAGGAGAAAGCAATACAAGGGCAAAATAGCATGCTCGCAAAGAAGGTAATTAACTAACTGGAATTTTTTTCTTACCTTTCATTTCTTACATGTTACATTTCACCCCCAGTACTTTTTAGAATTTCTTTTCTCGTTTGTTCCCTTGTGCCGGACTGTGATATCGAGATGATTTGGATAAATAGACCTGCatgtacaaatatttttttgtaaaaatatttgtacAGGTCTATTTATTAAGATTGAAATTCAACCCTAACTCAACCTAAAAAACTAAGTCAATAAGAGGATAGTCCAAGTTCATATAGATAATTTTCAAAGAATTAATTCAGTCGATGTAGGACATTCAACATTGTTCTTGCAAATAATCATGTTGATATTACTTGTTACGAGAAccctttaaatttaaaaaatttattgtttcgTGAATCCAAACAGATAAAAGAAAAGGAGAAGGAAAACGCGCAGCAGCCACCACGGGAGCTGCAAAATGATCAGATCCCTAATATTGCACCAATGCCACCTCCATTCGTGATGGCTCCTCAACTTCCTCGTTTAAACATACGGTaaccataaataaatatatgtttcttCTCCCATCTACAATTTTACCTAAAACAAATCACAATTTGGCATAATCATCTCTCCATCCGTTGTGGGAGAGACGAAGGTTCGAATAAAAAAAGTAAACCGCGATTTAGCAAATCCaaacaattattatatatagacacacacacacacacacacactaagcTAGAAATCATTAGAGTTTGTATAGATCAAATAAACTaggaaaattataaatttaaattcttcGTCGAGTATGTTATTCTCAACTTACTGTTAATTAgtttcaggaaaaaaaaactaaataactCGGATTCGTTACAAGAATTCAAGATTGCACGATATCGGGatatgtccacaaaatttttatttattgatcaGTTGACAATATAATTTGCATACTTGTCATGTATGTACGTACCTTTTATGGCATTGTAGTGATATGTACCAGACAGAAGATGCAGAAGCTAGAACGAATGAGCTTGATCTCACACTTGATTCACTCTATTCTTGTCATCTTGGATGCTTCGCTGCCTGAAAACGACTCCACTTCGATGGCGTTGGATcgctgtgtgtgtgtgtgtgtgtgtaatctTTGGTAACATCCATGTACCAGCTGCATGAGAAATTCACGAGTGTTTTTATGATGTCTGCATTGAAATTAAATGTTTCGGCTAAGAactaatatgtgtgtgtggttTCTTGTGTAAAtgataatataaattttcaaattatatttgtattttaatggaaaattatataaacttgtttcactaaaataaaacaagaaaaacttttatttttttccaatgAAATTCATTAATCTACAGTTTCGTTATAAAAATCCCACATAATTATTAATGTTATCTTTGTTTTCGTATTTAGAAAGCAATTTcctaatttttaaaacaaaaaagaactattcttttatttatttttttccttttttccccTTAACCCATTTTCACACTTCTCAAGAGAGAAAATGAAACAccttatgatttttatgataaatttatgtAATGAACTCCAATTTGAGGAGATTttagttaaattaattttaagaaaaaaattataattttaatcatgtaaGTTGATATTTTAGGTGTTTTAGTCATTAATTTGTTAATGTTTGGTTTTAATCTAATGActcgattttttttgttctgGTACTTTCTTTATCAGAAATCATCAACCCATagaatattgtttatttgataatgaTATTCTCATACGTAACTCTTGTTGCAATAATAAACACATATTacacatataaaaatatagggggaaattaataaaacaaaatatgccTAATATTACTAAATCACTTAAAAAAAACTTGCACTTTCCATTTATCTTTGATTAGATAGATTTTAATtgtatattatatgttttattatcgTTATAAGAGTTATGTAAGATATAATCAATGTCAAGTGGCTTAGGGTGAgaaaatgacccaaataatccAAGTTATTATATGAAAAACCAAATATTGACAATTTATtggattaaaacaaaaaaacatgataacttacaaaactaaaatagtaattttctcctaattttaatataaatagttgttggttgaaagaaaaaataatttattttcattgtaTAATGAACAGTTAACATTGTATATATTTGGTTAATTCAATAATACACtgaaaacatatttaaattaatttacttatttaaaaatagattcgattaatctctcaaaaaatatagttCTTAATTTATCTAATATATTGGTTAAGAGTTTTgggataaaatataataaaatttgaatttatggatattttggtaaaaaaaaaaatcaaatgaaatttaaaaaacaataaatatctCTCGAGTTTTTAATGTAGAACttgtttttttccccaaaacGTTTTCTCTAAATATTATTTGGATCGTTCTCCAAAGTCCACAAAATTAGAATCAGACATGAGGACCAAGGCCCATTTAAAAAGCCCGCAAATAAA
This genomic window from Primulina huaijiensis isolate GDHJ02 chromosome 7, ASM1229523v2, whole genome shotgun sequence contains:
- the LOC140981228 gene encoding agamous-like MADS-box protein AP1: MGRGKVEMKRIENKINRQVTFSKRRGGLLKKANEISVLCDAEVALIVFSHKGKLFEYATDSCMDKILERYERYSFAERQLQVANEPKSPADWSVEYNRLKSRIELLERNHRNYMGEDIDSMNQKDLQNLEQQLDTALKSIRNRKNQLLYDSISELQRKEKAIQGQNSMLAKKIKEKEKENAQQPPRELQNDQIPNIAPMPPPFVMAPQLPRLNIRDMYQTEDAEARTNELDLTLDSLYSCHLGCFAA